One region of Streptomyces sp. CG4 genomic DNA includes:
- a CDS encoding bifunctional (p)ppGpp synthetase/guanosine-3',5'-bis(diphosphate) 3'-pyrophosphohydrolase, translated as MSAEATNPASPGPVAPTASAAATAPAVPRADRRKSRARIDLRRLGRAALLGPAVRGKLPDAIGHVVEAHRAHHPDADLDPLRRAYVLAESSHRGQMRKSGEPYITHPLAVTLILAELGAETTTLTASLLHDTVEDTDVTLDQVREQFGEEVRYLVDGVTKLEKVDYGAAAEPETFRKMLVATGSDVRVMSIKLADRLHNMRTLGVMRPEKQARIAKVTRDVLIPLAERLGVQALKTEMEDLVFAILHPEECEHTRELIAENAARPDDPLAEVADEMRRVLREAGIPAEVLIRPRHFVSVHRVARKRGRLRGTDFGRLLVLVQEDADCYGVLGELHTCMTPVVSEFKDFIAVPKFNLYQSLHTAVARTDGQVVEVLIRTHQMHKVAEAGVVALGNPYAPAADVPTSGTPVSGTPASDEPADGERADPTRPGWLSRLLEWQQAAPDPDTFWSTLREDLAQDRELTVFRPDGGRLGLPEGATCVDAAYAQYGEDAHACIGARVNGRLATLSTVLKDGDTVQLLMGQDPASEPSREWLEHAHTPAARIAIQRWLATHPGGGDTEDTEDADGADGARRAFVPEATAAARPAGGPRAYAAGGTAPADAAGRTAPADAAGAAAPAARPRGADVLVDRPGAAVRLAGCCTPVPPDEITGFAVRGGVVTVHRLECAAVAYMKGRGRTELGVRWGDTSACRVTLIAESFGRPHLLADLTEAISSTGVDIVSATVEPPTQQRVRHTYTLQLPDAAHLPVLMRAMRDVPGVYDVSRAQHQAPPS; from the coding sequence ATGAGTGCGGAGGCCACGAACCCTGCGTCCCCTGGCCCGGTGGCCCCCACGGCGTCCGCGGCGGCCACCGCGCCCGCGGTGCCCAGGGCGGACCGCAGGAAGTCCCGGGCCCGGATCGATCTGCGCAGGCTCGGCCGGGCCGCGCTGCTGGGGCCCGCCGTCCGCGGCAAGTTGCCCGACGCGATCGGCCATGTCGTGGAGGCGCACCGCGCCCACCACCCCGATGCGGACCTCGACCCGCTGCGCCGCGCCTACGTCCTCGCGGAGTCCTCGCACCGCGGCCAGATGCGCAAGAGCGGTGAGCCGTACATCACCCACCCGCTCGCCGTGACCCTGATCCTCGCCGAACTCGGCGCCGAGACCACGACGTTGACCGCCTCCCTGCTCCACGACACCGTGGAGGACACTGACGTGACGCTCGATCAGGTGCGGGAACAGTTCGGCGAGGAGGTTCGTTATCTCGTCGACGGGGTGACGAAACTGGAGAAGGTCGACTACGGAGCCGCCGCCGAGCCGGAGACCTTCCGCAAGATGCTCGTCGCCACCGGCAGCGACGTGCGCGTGATGTCGATCAAACTCGCCGACCGGCTGCACAACATGCGCACGCTCGGCGTGATGCGCCCGGAGAAGCAGGCGCGGATCGCCAAGGTCACCCGCGACGTCCTCATCCCGCTCGCCGAGCGCCTCGGCGTGCAGGCCCTGAAGACGGAGATGGAGGACCTGGTCTTCGCCATCCTCCACCCCGAGGAGTGCGAGCACACCCGCGAGCTCATCGCCGAGAACGCCGCCCGCCCGGACGACCCGCTCGCCGAAGTCGCCGACGAGATGCGCCGGGTGCTGCGCGAGGCCGGCATCCCGGCCGAAGTCCTCATCCGCCCCCGGCACTTCGTCTCCGTCCATCGTGTGGCCCGTAAACGCGGACGGCTGCGCGGCACCGACTTCGGCCGCCTGCTCGTGCTCGTGCAGGAGGACGCCGACTGTTACGGCGTCCTCGGTGAACTGCACACCTGTATGACGCCGGTCGTCTCGGAGTTCAAGGACTTCATCGCCGTACCGAAGTTCAACCTGTACCAGTCGCTGCACACCGCCGTCGCCCGCACCGACGGCCAAGTGGTCGAAGTCCTCATCCGCACCCACCAGATGCACAAGGTCGCCGAAGCCGGCGTCGTCGCCCTGGGCAACCCGTACGCCCCCGCCGCCGACGTCCCCACCTCCGGCACCCCGGTCTCCGGCACCCCGGCCTCCGACGAGCCCGCCGACGGCGAGCGCGCCGACCCCACCCGCCCCGGCTGGCTCTCCCGCCTCCTCGAGTGGCAGCAGGCCGCGCCCGATCCCGACACCTTCTGGTCCACCCTGCGCGAGGATCTCGCGCAGGACCGCGAGCTCACCGTCTTCCGCCCCGACGGCGGCAGGCTCGGCCTGCCCGAGGGCGCCACCTGCGTGGACGCCGCCTACGCCCAGTACGGCGAGGACGCGCACGCGTGCATCGGCGCCCGCGTCAACGGCCGCCTGGCCACCCTCAGCACCGTCCTGAAGGACGGCGACACCGTCCAGCTCCTCATGGGCCAGGACCCCGCGTCCGAGCCCTCCCGCGAATGGCTGGAGCACGCCCACACCCCGGCCGCCCGCATCGCCATCCAGCGCTGGCTGGCGACGCATCCGGGCGGCGGCGATACGGAGGACACGGAGGACGCGGACGGCGCGGACGGCGCCCGCCGCGCATTCGTCCCCGAGGCCACCGCCGCCGCGCGCCCCGCGGGCGGCCCACGCGCCTATGCCGCAGGGGGAACCGCCCCCGCGGACGCCGCCGGGAGAACCGCCCCTGCCGACGCCGCCGGGGCAGCCGCCCCCGCCGCCCGCCCGCGAGGCGCCGACGTCCTCGTGGACCGGCCCGGAGCCGCCGTACGGCTCGCCGGGTGCTGTACGCCCGTACCGCCGGACGAGATCACCGGCTTCGCGGTACGCGGGGGAGTGGTCACCGTGCACCGGCTGGAGTGCGCCGCGGTGGCGTACATGAAGGGCCGGGGGCGCACGGAGCTGGGCGTGCGCTGGGGGGACACCAGCGCATGCCGGGTCACGCTGATCGCTGAATCGTTCGGCCGCCCCCATCTGCTCGCCGACCTCACGGAGGCGATCTCCTCGACCGGCGTCGACATCGTCTCCGCCACCGTCGAACCGCCCACCCAGCAGCGGGTCCGGCACACCTACACGCTCCAGCTCCCCGACGCGGCCCACCTCCCGGTCCTCATGCGCGCCATGCGGGACGTGCCGGGCGTGTACGACGTCTCCCGCGCCCAGCACCAGGCCCCGCCCTCCTGA
- a CDS encoding M1 family metallopeptidase, giving the protein MLLTPRAARRARSQAQTRNRPRFSRHRKAALLASAVSVCLLAAASPVKPLGIGDRLFPYLGNPGYDVASYDLSFTYPGTNDKPLQAVTTISAKTTADLDRINLDFAHGTVQSVEVDGHPADFANAGEDLVVTPVHPLAEGSWTRITVKHTSEPVAGKDQDGGWVRTADGLAMANQADAAHMVFPCNDHPSDKAMFTFHVTAPNGYTVVANGVPTGAEQSGSTTTWTYRTRHPMATELAQVSIGHSAVLHRSGPRGLAVRDVVPSGDRKALQPWLDKTPAQIAWMERKVGPYPFETYGVLMAQASTGFELETQTLSLFEKDLFTDAAYPKWYVESIMVHELSHQWFGDSVSPRTWSDVWLNEGHATWYEALYAEETAHTSMAARMKAAYAASDTWRAAGGPPALPKAAAPGQKISIFRPNIYDGAALVLYALRQEIGRPAFERLERAWVQEHRDSTAGTADFIRLASTVSGRDLSGFLTGWLYSEKTPPMPGHPDWKSADPTKAPKATGRKPSGQVTSPGSHPESSEAVASPRASRESSGPAVSPRASRGSSGPVTSARVVGPRTR; this is encoded by the coding sequence ATGCTGCTCACCCCCCGCGCCGCCCGCCGCGCCCGTTCCCAGGCCCAGACCCGGAACCGGCCGCGGTTCTCCCGGCACCGGAAGGCGGCCCTGCTCGCCTCCGCCGTCTCCGTCTGCCTCCTCGCCGCCGCGTCCCCGGTCAAGCCCCTCGGCATCGGCGACCGGCTCTTCCCGTACCTGGGCAATCCGGGCTACGACGTGGCGTCGTACGACCTGTCCTTCACCTACCCCGGCACCAACGACAAGCCGCTCCAGGCAGTCACCACGATCTCCGCCAAGACCACGGCCGACCTGGACCGGATCAACCTCGACTTCGCGCACGGCACCGTGCAGTCGGTCGAGGTCGACGGGCATCCCGCGGACTTCGCCAACGCCGGCGAGGATCTGGTCGTCACCCCGGTGCACCCCCTCGCCGAGGGCAGCTGGACCCGGATCACGGTGAAGCACACCAGCGAGCCCGTCGCCGGCAAGGACCAGGACGGCGGCTGGGTGCGCACCGCCGACGGCCTCGCCATGGCCAACCAGGCGGACGCCGCCCACATGGTCTTCCCGTGCAACGACCACCCGTCCGACAAGGCGATGTTCACCTTCCACGTCACGGCCCCGAACGGCTACACCGTCGTGGCCAACGGTGTGCCCACCGGAGCGGAACAGAGCGGCTCCACCACCACCTGGACCTACCGCACCCGGCACCCCATGGCCACCGAACTCGCCCAGGTCTCCATCGGCCACTCCGCCGTGCTGCACCGCTCGGGCCCGCGCGGACTGGCCGTCCGCGACGTGGTGCCCAGCGGCGACCGCAAGGCCCTGCAACCGTGGCTCGACAAGACGCCCGCCCAGATCGCCTGGATGGAGCGCAAGGTCGGCCCGTACCCCTTCGAGACGTACGGCGTGCTCATGGCGCAGGCCTCGACCGGGTTCGAGCTGGAGACGCAGACTCTCTCGCTCTTCGAGAAGGACCTGTTCACCGACGCCGCCTACCCCAAGTGGTACGTCGAGTCGATCATGGTGCACGAGCTGTCCCACCAGTGGTTCGGCGACAGCGTCAGCCCCCGCACCTGGTCCGACGTCTGGCTGAACGAGGGGCATGCCACCTGGTACGAGGCGCTGTACGCCGAGGAGACCGCGCACACGTCCATGGCGGCCCGGATGAAGGCCGCATACGCCGCCTCCGACACCTGGCGTGCGGCCGGCGGCCCGCCCGCCCTGCCCAAGGCGGCCGCTCCCGGCCAGAAGATCTCCATCTTCCGGCCCAACATCTACGACGGCGCTGCCCTCGTGCTCTACGCACTGCGGCAGGAGATCGGCCGGCCGGCCTTCGAGCGGCTGGAGCGCGCCTGGGTCCAGGAACACCGGGACTCCACGGCCGGCACCGCCGACTTCATCCGGCTGGCCTCGACCGTCTCCGGCCGCGACCTGAGCGGCTTCCTCACGGGCTGGCTGTACAGCGAGAAGACCCCGCCGATGCCCGGCCATCCGGACTGGAAGTCGGCGGATCCCACGAAGGCGCCGAAAGCGACCGGCCGGAAGCCGTCAGGACAGGTCACGTCGCCGGGATCGCACCCGGAGTCATCGGAGGCGGTCGCGTCGCCGAGGGCGAGCCGTGAGTCCTCGGGTCCGGCCGTGTCGCCGAGGGCGAGCCGTGGGTCCTCGGGTCCGGTCACGTCGGCGAGAGTGGTCGGGCCGCGGACCCGGTGA